A genome region from Cucurbita pepo subsp. pepo cultivar mu-cu-16 chromosome LG02, ASM280686v2, whole genome shotgun sequence includes the following:
- the LOC111787388 gene encoding uncharacterized protein LOC111787388 isoform X2 produces MAVDPEAGEFKFYTQFQTERGDNKQSPFEGDNWSSYFSPVESEIGSFEIESDKDDGDGGDEDYTAELSRRMAQFMLQDDDNSSTARFQSEIQNKSWGLSGSPISTLWSPLGSSNGSSYGSPEGPSKEPSPPTTPMVAERRGLDISQNVFTKLEKMKKVSTNGKSIQTRPQDEENGSSSSSKDQTRALKNQRRKQNQQFMKQKGSAAIMGKQAQGSSSQGNSGGKPGGLSGTGVFLPRHVNYNRSAPSPQPPQPPKKTRAAAGVRIATQTVKKSHPVAAAAAAEAATSQTDIDLPQEWTY; encoded by the exons ATGGCGGTCGACCCAGAAGCCGGAGAGTTCAAGTTTTACACTCAGTTTCAGACAGAGCGTGGAGATAATAAGCAGAGCCCCTTTGAAGGAGACAATTGGTCGAGCTATTTCTCGCCTGTGGAGTCTGAGATTGGTTCCTTTGAAATTGAGAGCGATAAAGATGATGGTGACGGCGGCGACGAGGATTACACGGCGGAATTGAGTCGTCGGATGGCTCAATTCATGCTTCAAGATGATGATAACTCTTCAACTGCAAGATTTCAATCAGAGATTCAGAATAAG TCATGGGGTTTGTCTGGTTCGCCTATTTCAACGCTGTGGTCACCTTTAGGCTCGAGCAATGGAAGCAGCTATGGCAGCCCAGAAGGGCCTTCGAAGGAGCCGTCGCCGCCAACCACACCGATGGTTGCAGAGCGGCGGGGACTCGACATATCACAGAACGTTTTCACCAAAttggagaagatgaaaaagGTTAGCACAAATGGTAAATCAATCCAAACAAGGCCCcaagatgaagaaaatggatcctcttcttcctccaaagACCAAACAAGAGCCCTCAAA AATCAGAGGCGGAAGCAGAACCAGCAGTTCATGAAGCAAAAAGGTTCAGCCGCCATAATGGGCAAGCAAGCTCAAGGAAGCTCATCACAAGGCAATTCAGGGGGGAAACCAGGAGGGTTATCAGGGACTGGTGTTTTCTTGCCCCGCCATGTGAACTACAACCGCTCAGCCCCATCTCCTCAGCCACCACAGCCGCCGAAGAAAACAA GAGCAGCAGCGGGTGTAAGAATAGCTACACAAACCGTTAAGAAAAGCCATCCGGTAGCGGCGGCGGCAGCAGCAGAAGCAGCAACAAGCCAAACCGACATAGACCTTCCGCAAGAATGGACATATTAA
- the LOC111787388 gene encoding uncharacterized protein LOC111787388 isoform X1 gives MAVDPEAGEFKFYTQFQTERGDNKQSPFEGDNWSSYFSPVESEIGSFEIESDKDDGDGGDEDYTAELSRRMAQFMLQDDDNSSTARFQSEIQNKSWGLSGSPISTLWSPLGSSNGSSYGSPEGPSKEPSPPTTPMVAERRGLDISQNVFTKLEKMKKVSTNGKSIQTRPQDEENGSSSSSKDQTRALKNQRRKQNQQFMKQKGSAAIMGKQAQGSSSQGNSGGKPGGLSGTGVFLPRHVNYNRSAPSPQPPQPPKKTSSSTVLIPVRVLQALQLHYNRMDDETRQKITGFTALRGAAAGVRIATQTVKKSHPVAAAAAAEAATSQTDIDLPQEWTY, from the exons ATGGCGGTCGACCCAGAAGCCGGAGAGTTCAAGTTTTACACTCAGTTTCAGACAGAGCGTGGAGATAATAAGCAGAGCCCCTTTGAAGGAGACAATTGGTCGAGCTATTTCTCGCCTGTGGAGTCTGAGATTGGTTCCTTTGAAATTGAGAGCGATAAAGATGATGGTGACGGCGGCGACGAGGATTACACGGCGGAATTGAGTCGTCGGATGGCTCAATTCATGCTTCAAGATGATGATAACTCTTCAACTGCAAGATTTCAATCAGAGATTCAGAATAAG TCATGGGGTTTGTCTGGTTCGCCTATTTCAACGCTGTGGTCACCTTTAGGCTCGAGCAATGGAAGCAGCTATGGCAGCCCAGAAGGGCCTTCGAAGGAGCCGTCGCCGCCAACCACACCGATGGTTGCAGAGCGGCGGGGACTCGACATATCACAGAACGTTTTCACCAAAttggagaagatgaaaaagGTTAGCACAAATGGTAAATCAATCCAAACAAGGCCCcaagatgaagaaaatggatcctcttcttcctccaaagACCAAACAAGAGCCCTCAAA AATCAGAGGCGGAAGCAGAACCAGCAGTTCATGAAGCAAAAAGGTTCAGCCGCCATAATGGGCAAGCAAGCTCAAGGAAGCTCATCACAAGGCAATTCAGGGGGGAAACCAGGAGGGTTATCAGGGACTGGTGTTTTCTTGCCCCGCCATGTGAACTACAACCGCTCAGCCCCATCTCCTCAGCCACCACAGCCGCCGAAGAAAACAA GCTCCTCCACTGTTCTCATACCCGTGAGAGTCTTACAAGCCTTACAACTTCACTACAACAGAATGGACGACGAGACAAGACAAAAAATCACAGGCTTCACAGCACTTAGag GAGCAGCAGCGGGTGTAAGAATAGCTACACAAACCGTTAAGAAAAGCCATCCGGTAGCGGCGGCGGCAGCAGCAGAAGCAGCAACAAGCCAAACCGACATAGACCTTCCGCAAGAATGGACATATTAA